In the Bifidobacterium catenulatum PV20-2 genome, one interval contains:
- a CDS encoding CBS domain-containing protein, with amino-acid sequence MQQHIERIAKGSSVPRNGKEGILFSFIMSAIMIYVMAALNYGVRIGDVGAAAWSYALFNWPLAYVVGMICDLCICTPSSRAIMNTFCAATDRAVWKGITVKFLMVVLMTVFMTVFGAIMAFGFTFGAFTGFWRMFPYNFTIALPIQMLIVAPLSGKIVHAIGDAAGWNKSAQQHVPALDVKTVADVMQHDVYTVASDATVRDAVRMMLEKNISGMPIVDDERHVVGFISDSDVLRRFAQDNAPVSDISTLVTGMARGEFPELSHAELLDMNVMVIATKPAVTVQSDANIAQVCQMLGYQQYKKVPVVEQGKIVGVVNRGRLTRRSFEACLGTAE; translated from the coding sequence ATGCAGCAACACATCGAACGCATAGCGAAAGGAAGTTCCGTGCCACGTAACGGCAAGGAAGGCATTCTCTTCAGTTTCATCATGTCCGCGATCATGATTTATGTGATGGCGGCACTCAATTACGGCGTACGTATCGGTGACGTCGGTGCGGCGGCGTGGAGCTACGCATTGTTCAACTGGCCGTTGGCCTACGTGGTCGGCATGATTTGCGATTTGTGCATCTGCACGCCAAGCTCCCGCGCGATTATGAATACATTCTGCGCGGCAACCGACCGTGCGGTATGGAAAGGCATCACGGTCAAATTCCTCATGGTGGTGCTGATGACCGTGTTCATGACCGTATTCGGCGCCATCATGGCATTCGGTTTCACATTCGGCGCGTTCACGGGATTCTGGCGCATGTTCCCCTACAATTTCACCATCGCGTTGCCGATTCAGATGCTGATCGTCGCGCCATTGTCCGGCAAGATAGTTCACGCCATCGGCGATGCTGCCGGATGGAACAAGTCTGCGCAACAGCATGTTCCCGCTTTGGATGTCAAGACCGTTGCCGATGTGATGCAGCATGACGTTTACACGGTAGCCTCGGATGCCACGGTACGTGACGCAGTGCGCATGATGTTGGAAAAGAACATCAGCGGCATGCCTATCGTCGATGACGAACGCCACGTGGTCGGCTTCATCTCCGATAGCGACGTACTGCGCCGCTTCGCACAAGACAACGCGCCGGTTTCTGACATTTCCACGCTGGTCACTGGCATGGCCCGCGGCGAATTCCCGGAACTGTCTCACGCAGAACTGCTTGATATGAACGTCATGGTTATTGCCACAAAGCCGGCCGTCACCGTGCAATCGGATGCCAATATCGCGCAAGTCTGCCAGATGCTCGGCTATCAACAGTACAAGAAAGTGCCGGTGGTTGAACAAGGCAAGATCGTGGGCGTCGTCAACCGTGGACGCCTCACCCGCCGTTCCTTCGAAGCATGCCTTGGTACTGCCGAATAG
- a CDS encoding ABC-F family ATP-binding cassette domain-containing protein, with amino-acid sequence MAIEAQELEIQIGARTLLHPTNFHVAKGDKIGLVGRNGAGKTTLTRVITGDMLPTAGKVRVSGKLGYLPQDTHAADPEQTALDRMMSARDIASIISRIRKAEKEMTDPDPDVMTRAMNRYDKAMQDFEKAGGYAAQSEATAMAASLGLPQEVMGQQLGTLSGGQRRRIELARILFSDADTLILDEPTNHLDADSIEWLRGYLKKYEGGFLVISHSTELLDEVVNKVWHLDAQLGQIDMYSLGWKAYLHQRVVDEERRRREREVAEKKAERLMQQGIRLHAKATKAVAAQNMMRRAEKLLENTSEAQKQEKVADIRFPEPAPCGRTPIMAKDVSKAYGSNIVFAGVNLAIDKGSRVVILGYNGAGKTTTLRLLAHLEEPDTGSVDYGHGCKIGYFAQEHDTLDLNATVLENLIHVAPELNDTQARSILGSFLFSGDDALKPARVLSGGEKTRLALATLVTSRANVLLLDEPTNNLDPASRDEILKAIAKYEGAIVLVTHDEGAVQALNPERVLLMPDGDEDLWNDSYLELVAEE; translated from the coding sequence ATGGCAATTGAAGCGCAGGAGCTTGAGATTCAGATCGGCGCGCGCACGTTGCTGCATCCCACGAATTTCCACGTCGCCAAGGGCGACAAGATCGGTCTGGTCGGACGTAACGGCGCCGGCAAGACCACGCTCACCCGCGTGATCACCGGCGACATGCTGCCCACCGCCGGCAAAGTGCGTGTATCGGGCAAGCTCGGCTATCTGCCGCAGGACACGCATGCTGCCGATCCGGAACAGACCGCGCTCGACCGCATGATGAGCGCGCGAGACATCGCATCAATCATCAGTCGTATCCGCAAGGCTGAAAAGGAGATGACCGATCCGGATCCGGACGTCATGACCCGAGCGATGAACCGTTACGACAAGGCTATGCAGGATTTCGAAAAGGCCGGCGGCTATGCGGCTCAGTCCGAAGCGACCGCAATGGCGGCAAGCCTTGGCCTGCCGCAGGAGGTCATGGGCCAGCAGTTGGGTACTCTTTCCGGCGGCCAGCGTCGTCGTATCGAATTGGCCCGCATCCTGTTCTCTGATGCGGACACACTGATCCTCGACGAACCGACCAACCATTTGGACGCCGACTCCATCGAATGGTTACGCGGATACCTGAAGAAATACGAGGGTGGATTCCTGGTCATCTCCCACTCCACCGAACTGTTGGACGAAGTGGTGAACAAGGTATGGCATCTGGATGCGCAGCTCGGACAGATCGACATGTATTCCCTCGGTTGGAAAGCCTACCTGCATCAGCGCGTGGTTGATGAGGAACGTCGCCGTCGCGAACGTGAAGTGGCCGAGAAGAAGGCGGAACGCCTCATGCAGCAGGGTATCCGCCTGCATGCGAAGGCGACCAAGGCCGTGGCCGCGCAGAACATGATGCGTCGTGCGGAGAAACTTCTCGAGAACACGTCCGAGGCACAAAAGCAGGAGAAAGTGGCGGATATCCGGTTCCCGGAGCCGGCTCCGTGCGGTCGCACGCCGATCATGGCGAAGGATGTGTCGAAAGCGTATGGTTCGAACATTGTATTCGCCGGCGTGAATCTGGCTATTGACAAGGGTTCGCGTGTGGTGATTTTGGGATACAACGGTGCTGGTAAGACCACCACCCTGCGTCTGCTCGCGCATTTGGAAGAGCCGGACACCGGTTCCGTGGACTACGGTCACGGCTGTAAAATCGGCTATTTTGCACAAGAACATGACACGCTTGATCTGAACGCCACGGTGCTCGAAAATCTCATTCACGTGGCTCCGGAACTGAATGATACGCAGGCGCGTTCGATTCTTGGCTCGTTCCTGTTTTCGGGCGATGATGCGTTGAAGCCGGCCCGTGTGCTTTCCGGTGGCGAAAAGACCCGCTTAGCGTTGGCGACATTGGTGACGAGCCGTGCGAACGTGCTGCTGCTTGACGAACCGACCAACAATCTTGATCCGGCTTCACGCGATGAGATCCTCAAGGCCATCGCCAAGTATGAAGGTGCTATTGTGCTCGTCACCCACGATGAGGGTGCGGTGCAGGCATTGAACCCTGAACGTGTGCTGCTCATGCCTGACGGCGATGAAGACCTGTGGAATGATTCCTATCTGGAATTGGTCGCCGAAGAGTAA
- a CDS encoding isochorismatase family protein: MKKALIIVDVQPTFCEGGELGVAGGNAVAERIADYVNAHRGEYEYIATTQDWHIEPGSHWSEQPDYVDTWPVHGKAGSPGAELHPAIAALHVEHHFKKGQYSPSYSGFEGYEDNTDSIPSREQVASDMATGRTLAVALESAGIECVDVVGLAESHCVKETALDARKLGLEVHVIENLTEPVSEELGIAARQQMLSAGIILD; the protein is encoded by the coding sequence ATGAAGAAAGCTTTGATCATTGTGGATGTGCAGCCGACATTTTGCGAAGGCGGCGAACTGGGTGTAGCCGGTGGCAATGCCGTCGCGGAACGTATCGCGGATTACGTGAATGCGCATCGCGGCGAGTACGAATACATCGCAACCACGCAGGATTGGCATATCGAGCCCGGCTCACACTGGTCGGAGCAACCCGACTATGTGGATACGTGGCCCGTGCACGGCAAGGCCGGCTCTCCCGGCGCCGAACTTCATCCAGCGATCGCCGCGCTGCATGTAGAGCATCATTTCAAGAAGGGACAGTATTCGCCGTCATATTCGGGGTTCGAAGGATACGAGGATAATACGGATTCGATTCCTTCCCGCGAACAGGTCGCCTCTGACATGGCTACAGGGCGTACGCTTGCCGTTGCATTGGAATCCGCGGGTATCGAATGCGTCGACGTGGTTGGCTTGGCCGAATCGCACTGTGTCAAGGAAACCGCGCTGGACGCCCGTAAGCTTGGACTTGAAGTGCATGTCATCGAAAACCTGACCGAACCGGTCAGTGAAGAACTCGGCATCGCAGCCCGCCAGCAAATGCTCTCCGCCGGCATCATCCTCGACTAG
- a CDS encoding MGMT family protein, which translates to MEKGLFSRRVYEVVRRIPKGKVATYGQVAALAGAPRNARFVGYALHSNPEPGVIPCHRVVFRDGSLAPGFAFGGPERQRLLLEEEGVVFISPKGMPELSESGKMKDSNAGASGLRVDLARCQWDA; encoded by the coding sequence ATGGAGAAGGGATTGTTCAGCAGGCGTGTTTATGAGGTGGTGCGGCGCATTCCGAAGGGTAAAGTCGCCACCTATGGGCAGGTTGCGGCTTTGGCCGGAGCGCCACGCAACGCGCGTTTTGTCGGCTATGCCCTGCATTCGAATCCTGAGCCGGGTGTGATTCCATGTCATCGTGTGGTGTTCCGAGACGGCTCGTTGGCGCCCGGATTCGCGTTCGGCGGTCCGGAAAGACAGCGGCTTCTGCTCGAAGAGGAAGGCGTTGTCTTCATCTCTCCGAAAGGTATGCCCGAACTAAGCGAGTCAGGCAAGATGAAAGACTCGAACGCCGGAGCTTCCGGACTGCGAGTCGATCTCGCCCGTTGTCAGTGGGACGCCTAG
- a CDS encoding DUF3375 domain-containing protein — MERLRPVYETGVLRLLLRNNSMLYVALLRSTFDPLTGELPREIVEERFARSLNRLIETDDYTLKDGQTAREAAHSVLLDLAREREGDYAWLANSMDVASHRYLYRLTARAHRAIEALDRLEDTTKALSGAQANSIIMEIEHARMQLTADPRERIRLLKRDIEERQKEIDELEHSEALEKLTSEQVGDIIGVIHNTLRGVPIDLRELALSERDNGDALRRRMQAGAMSVESILTAYHDEYRRAFRESDSGRRFEDAFQVIVTDEGRREIDDAVRDIARNPYLDGEPSVLLNQVRSELKRIYEGIEDVRRQIRTSDEAVSRLVRQQTDTSYRTMLAKLNQLFAKTSAEAKAHPNDQSRPYHTDAGQAKFPTLPSRPARSMARAASSSLNDAPAATIEAPDLKNMVEICGPRLTRMIRLIRSNPVTTSDGMFVDLAASFNQLPKAERRESELVGFLSALRTQDDSSYVTWRCISIDGSERVWRTKPILTTETTLDDIIEER; from the coding sequence ATGGAACGGCTTCGACCCGTATACGAAACCGGTGTCCTACGGTTGCTGCTGCGTAACAATTCCATGCTGTACGTCGCGTTGTTGCGTTCCACGTTCGACCCGCTGACGGGGGAGCTGCCGCGCGAAATCGTCGAAGAACGGTTCGCACGCAGTCTCAACCGGCTCATCGAAACCGACGATTACACGCTGAAAGACGGGCAGACTGCGCGCGAGGCCGCGCATTCGGTCCTGCTTGACCTCGCTCGCGAAAGGGAAGGCGACTACGCCTGGCTCGCCAATTCCATGGACGTGGCCTCGCACCGCTACCTGTACCGTCTCACAGCGCGAGCGCACCGTGCCATCGAAGCGCTCGACCGGCTTGAGGACACCACGAAAGCGCTGTCCGGCGCGCAGGCCAACAGCATCATCATGGAAATCGAGCATGCTCGCATGCAGTTGACCGCCGATCCGCGCGAACGCATCCGCCTGCTGAAGAGGGACATCGAGGAACGGCAGAAGGAAATCGACGAGCTGGAACATAGCGAGGCCTTGGAAAAGCTCACGTCCGAACAGGTCGGCGACATCATCGGCGTGATTCACAACACTCTGCGAGGAGTGCCCATCGACCTGCGCGAGCTCGCCCTTTCCGAACGGGACAACGGCGACGCGCTCCGACGGCGCATGCAGGCCGGCGCCATGAGCGTGGAAAGCATCCTCACCGCATACCATGACGAATACCGACGTGCGTTCCGCGAATCCGACAGCGGACGTCGTTTCGAAGACGCGTTCCAAGTCATCGTCACCGACGAAGGCCGGCGCGAGATCGACGACGCGGTGCGGGACATCGCCAGAAACCCCTATTTGGATGGCGAGCCGAGCGTGCTGCTCAACCAGGTGCGTTCCGAACTCAAACGCATCTATGAAGGCATCGAGGACGTGCGCCGGCAGATCCGCACGTCCGACGAGGCGGTCAGCCGTCTCGTACGCCAGCAGACCGACACGAGCTACCGGACCATGCTCGCCAAACTCAACCAGCTGTTCGCAAAGACCAGCGCCGAAGCCAAAGCCCATCCCAATGACCAAAGCCGGCCCTACCATACGGACGCCGGGCAGGCGAAATTCCCGACATTGCCATCTCGTCCGGCCAGATCAATGGCGCGCGCCGCATCATCCAGCCTGAACGACGCCCCAGCGGCGACCATCGAAGCGCCGGACCTCAAGAACATGGTCGAAATATGCGGGCCACGGCTGACGCGCATGATCAGGCTTATCCGCAGCAATCCGGTGACGACATCGGACGGCATGTTCGTGGACCTCGCGGCAAGCTTCAACCAGCTGCCGAAAGCCGAACGGAGGGAAAGCGAACTGGTCGGCTTCCTCAGCGCCCTGCGCACGCAGGACGACTCGTCATACGTGACATGGCGCTGCATATCGATCGACGGCAGCGAACGCGTATGGCGCACCAAACCCATTCTCACCACCGAAACGACGCTCGACGACATCATCGAGGAGAGATAA
- a CDS encoding DUF4194 domain-containing protein, with translation MTDYIEANIEETILTEGEPVLEEAGSQQASTALFNGDTGDMPVEARMAAIALKRERYIDGSLYDLACENREVVERSLNNDMLRLVDNTKYRIMYASPVTDSETCIRSLKTRMSLTREEAATLAALRIKALEYENQNAEPCDWLISFDDIRALLATGAGFLTASNDEEGTAKKITSIISRMRTYGYLAPIEDDDMYVLTPLVPMVLDRGLADQWLGSETADENASADGRTNAGPDDRPMEDIEQDAFDFNTDDNRFDEEEH, from the coding sequence ATGACGGACTATATCGAAGCCAACATCGAGGAAACGATCCTGACAGAAGGGGAGCCGGTATTGGAAGAGGCCGGCAGCCAGCAGGCCTCGACCGCGCTGTTCAACGGCGACACCGGCGACATGCCCGTCGAAGCGCGCATGGCCGCGATCGCGCTCAAACGCGAACGCTACATCGACGGCAGCCTGTATGACCTCGCCTGCGAGAACCGTGAGGTCGTGGAACGTTCGCTCAACAACGACATGCTCAGACTGGTCGACAACACGAAATACCGCATCATGTACGCGTCGCCGGTCACCGACTCGGAGACATGCATCCGTTCGTTGAAAACACGTATGAGCCTCACCCGCGAGGAGGCCGCCACGCTTGCCGCGCTACGCATCAAAGCGTTGGAATACGAAAACCAGAACGCCGAACCATGCGACTGGCTTATCAGCTTCGACGACATCCGCGCATTGCTCGCCACCGGCGCGGGATTCCTCACCGCCAGCAACGACGAGGAAGGCACTGCGAAGAAAATCACGTCCATCATCTCACGCATGCGCACCTACGGGTATCTCGCGCCGATCGAAGACGACGACATGTACGTCCTCACGCCACTGGTGCCCATGGTGCTCGACCGCGGCCTCGCCGACCAGTGGCTCGGATCCGAAACCGCGGACGAGAACGCATCCGCCGACGGCCGCACCAACGCCGGCCCGGACGACAGGCCCATGGAAGACATAGAACAAGACGCATTCGATTTCAACACCGACGACAACCGTTTCGACGAGGAGGAACACTGA